One window of Leguminivora glycinivorella isolate SPB_JAAS2020 chromosome 9, LegGlyc_1.1, whole genome shotgun sequence genomic DNA carries:
- the LOC125229709 gene encoding cytosolic purine 5'-nucleotidase isoform X3 produces MKFQDMANGKCEVFVESSSSNGASYGKGDRHTAAPNEIFVNRSLHLENIKFYGFDMDYTLAEYKSPQYETLGFNLTKERLVTKGYPKEILEFEYDPSFPVRGLWFDTLYGNLLKVDAYGNILVCVHGFEFLKHSQVYELYPNKFLTLDESRVYVLNTLFNLPETYLIACLIDFFTNSKDYSREKTGVRAGDLAMSYKSIFQDVRNAVDYVHIHGDLKQKTTENLELYLKRDERLPMFLSRIQESGAKLFILTNSDYNFTDKIMTYLFDFPYGAKPGEPHRNWRTYFDYIVVDAKKPLFFGEGTTLRQVDTRTGALKMGHHVGPLHEGLVYSGGSCDVFTVLIGAKGKDVLYIGDHIFGDILKSKKIGGWRTFLIVPELVQELHVWTDKCQLFAQLQSLDVQLGDMYKDLDSSTKEKPDISKLRMAIRDVTHKMDLAYGMLGSLFRSGSRQTFFSSQVVRYADLYAASFLNLMYYPFCYMFRAPAMLMPHESTVAHEQRFTLEAPTIDRSRHPSAQRAYSVMSVSEDTDDQTASTLDSKDVKDARLAAGSASVPHARPETPRQLTHTHDEDCSDDDDQAKQK; encoded by the exons ATGAAGTTTCAAGATATGGCCAATGGGAAATGTGAGGTGTTTGTGGAGAGTTCGAGCTCAAATGGAGCATCGTATGGGAAAGGAGACCGACACACGGCTGCACCTAATGA AATCTTCGTGAACCGGTCGCTGCATTTAGAAAACATCAAGTTCTATGGCTTCGATATGGACTACACCTTGGCCG AATATAAATCGCCACAGTACGAAACATTAGGATTCAATTTAACCAAAGAGAGATTAGTAACCAAAGGATACCCCAAAGAGATCTTAGAATTCGAATATGATCCATCATTTCCAGTCAG AGGCCTGTGGTTCGACACACTATACGGTAACCTGTTGAAGGTAGACGCATATGGTAACATTCTTGTGTGCGTGCATGGATTTGAGTTTCTTAAACA TTCGCAAGTATACGAATTGTACCCAAATAAATTCTTGACACTAGACGAGTCTCGAGTTTATGTATTGAACACGCTGTTCAACCTGCCAGAGACGTATCTAATCGCCTGCTTGATTGACTTCTTCACTAACTCCAAGGATTACAGCAG AGAGAAGACGGGCGTCCGCGCCGGCGACCTAGCCATGTCCTACAAGTCCATCTTCCAAGACGTCCGAAACGCTGTCGATTACGTCCACATCCACGGAGACCTCAAACAAAAGACCACAGAGAACTTAGAACTGTATCTGAAGAGAGACGAACGTTTGCCGATGTTCCTCTCTAGGATTCAGGAGAGTGGGGCAAAGTTGTTCATACTGACCAACAGCGACTATAACTTTACGGACAAGATCATGACGTATCTGTTCGATTTCCCGTATGGAGCTAAG cctGGCGAGCCCCACAGAAACTGGCGAACGTATTTCGACTACATAGTAGTGGACGCAAAGAAGCCGCTTTTCTTCGGCGAAGGCACGACACTACGGCAGGTCGACACCAGGACGGGAGCCCTCAAAATGGGCCACCACGTGGGGCCTTTGCACGAGGGACTAGTTTACTCTGGAG GTTCCTGCGATGTCTTCACCGTCCTTATCGGTGCCAAAGGCAAGGACGTACTCTACATCGGTGACCACATCTTCGGAGACATCCTCAAGTCCAAGAAAATCGGTGGCTGGCGCACGTTCCTCATAGTTCCGGAACTCGTTCAGGAGTTACACGTGTGGACGGACAAATGCCAGCTATTCGCGCAGCTGCAAAGTCTGGACGTGCAGCTTGGGGATATGTACAA AGACTTGGACTCGAGCACAAAGGAGAAGCCCGACATTTCAAAATTGCGGATGGCGATCCGTGACGTCACACACAAGATGGACCTTGCCTACGGCATGCTCGGTTCACTGTTCCGCTCTGGTTCTAGGCAGACCTTCTTCTCATCACAG GTGGTGAGATATGCGGATCTGTACGCGGCATCATTCCTGAACCTGATGTACTATCCGTTCTGCTACATGTTCCGCGCGCCCGCCATGCTCATGCCGCACGAGTCCACCGTGGCGCACGAGCAGCGCTTCACGCTGGAGGCTCCGACTATTGACAG GTCCCGACACCCGAGCGCACAGCGAGCCTACAGCGTGATGTCGGTGAGCGAGGACACCGATGATCAGACCGCTTCCACCTTGGACTCCAAGGATGTCAAG GACGCGCGGCTGGCGGCCGGCAGCGCCAGCGTGCCGCACGCGCGCCCCGAGACGCCGCGCCAGCTCACGCACACGCACGACGAGGACTGCTCCGACGACGACGACCAGGCCAAGCAGAAATAA